The following are encoded together in the Drosophila sechellia strain sech25 chromosome 3R, ASM438219v1, whole genome shotgun sequence genome:
- the LOC6607021 gene encoding uncharacterized protein LOC6607021, giving the protein MAPFCACSMCNVRTRKMAKDPVTLKLIYVCPICFKSTFQEKKQIEAENRKKNEAAKQAKIKGITCEDKSEGIAKKAVDLETEKKEQMMRPLQSYNLRVIDPPKVHRIPKVTPLLMQTVVIKNRKYVAVSETADNE; this is encoded by the exons atggcACCTTTTTGCGCCTGTTCTATGTGCAACGTGAGAACCAGGAAGATGGCAAAGGATCCTGTGACCTTAAAGCTAATCTACGTGTGCCCA ATTTGCTTTAAGAGCACGTTTCAGGAAAAAAAGCAGATTGAAGCTGAGAATCGTAAAAAGAATGAAGCTGCCAAGCAGGCGAAAATAAAAGGGATCACCTGCGAGGATAAAAGCGAAGGGATAGCCAAGAAAGCAGTTGATCTGGAAACTGAGAAGAAGGAACAGATGATGCGCCCTCTCCAAAGCTACAATCTGCGTGTAATCGATCCACCCAAGGTGCATCGGATTCCGAAGGTCACACCTTTACTCATGCAAACTGTGGTAATTAAGAATCGCAAGTATGTGGCTGTTAGTGAGACAGCCGACAACGAGTGA